From the Sphingobacteruim zhuxiongii genome, the window CTTGGCGAGAAAAAACATCACCAGCATCACTCTGATGCGGAGATAAGATATCTCGATATACTATATCAGGGCAGTTACATGGAATGGATTCCATTTGTGTACAGTTCCCCTATCCAAGAAGTCTTATTTGAACTTTCCTATGGCTTTACTACAAGCCAACAATTAAATCGACCGGCATATATTCATGCTGATCGTGGCCCCCCTACATATTTAGCATAACCAGAATTTTTATTTATCGTGTCCTTTATCAGGATACCCGATCGGTTTATTTTTAATAAGTAAGCCCGATTAATGTTGGATTTATAGCTAAATTTCTAATGACATTTTTATACAATAAGTATATCCTATGCCTATTCCTATTTTGGATAGGCCAACAAACTATTTATGCTCAAATAAAAGGGCAAGTGATCAATGATAAGAAGAATCCGATCGCTAACGCAACTGTTCAAATTGAGGGAACTCAAATCGGAACATCAACAGATACCTTAGGTAATTTCGAAATTGACATCAACGGTTTAAAAAAAGTAACCTTAACTGTAAGGGCCGTGGGTTTCCAACCATTGAAGAAACAAATCCTTGCGGATCAATTTGATCAATTTCAAACACTCTCCCTACACGAAGACAATCTAAATCTACACGAAGTCGTTGTCAGTGCATCGCGCTACGGCATGGAGCGAAAAAAAGCGCCAGTTATTGTAAACGTGTTGAGTCCAAAATTATTCAACGCAACGCAATCAGTTGCGATGTCTGAGACCTTAAACTACCAACCAGGTGTCCGTGTGGAAAACAACTGTCAAAACTGTGGTTTTTCACAAGTACGACTAAACGGTATGGAAGGTGCCTATTCACAAATTTTAATTAATAGTCGTTCTGTTTTTTCGGCATTAAACAGTGTCTATGGTCTAGATCAGATTCCTACAAGTATGATTGATCGTATTGAAGTGGTACGCAGTGGTGGTTCAGCATTATTCGGTGCCAATGCAATCGCAGGTACCATCAATATCATTACGAAAGATCCCGTAGAAAATGACTGGCAAATTAAATCGACTAACGCTATCATTGATGGAAAATCATGGGATAATACGATTGACTTTAACACATCCTATATCGATAATGATCTTCGCACTGGAGCGACGTTCTATGGAATGAATAGAAATCGTGAAGCCTATGATGCAAATGGAGACGGCTTTACCGAGATGACAAAGCTTAAGAACCTAACGTTTGGAACCAAAGCATTCTTTAAGCCTACAGAATTCAACAAGATAACCTTAGATTTCAGCGTTTTAAATGAATTCAGACGGGGTGGTGATCGTTTAGATCTTGCTCCCCACTTCACGGATGTTACTGAACAATTGCGGACGAACTCTCTAATCGGAGGGCTAACGTACGACCAATACTCGAAGGATTTTAAACATAAACTCTCGCTATATGCTTCTGCGCAGAAAACCAATCGCGAAAGCTTTTACGGGGGACTTGGCGGCGGAAGAACGGCACAGGACTCTGTACTTGCCTCTAATTCATATGGAACGACGGATGATTTCGCAATGGTAGCGGGTGCTCAGTATACTTACACTTTCCAAAAAGATGTCATTACTGCGGGCGTAGAATACAATGCGAATAAGACCGAGGATCATATCCCAGGATACCAACGCTTGATTGACCAAAAAACTCAAGGACTAGGTACGTATTTTCAATACGAGTGGAATATACTTTCGAACTTGAAATCATTGCTCGGAGCTCGCTACGACTACACTAATGTCGATGGCAAGTACGACTTAGCCGAGTTCCACCGTAGTTCTTCAGAAAACTTTGGAACTTTCAGTCCCCGAATCACGCTCTTATATGATATTACTGACTACCTACAATTCAGAGGTGGTTATGCAAGAGGATTCCGTGCACCACAAGCTTTTAATGAGGATATGCATGTTACTTCGATTGCCGGACAACAAGTTTTCGTATTAATCGGAGAGAACTTAGAAACCGAGTATTCGAATGCTTATACAGGTTCCCTAAATTTCACTAAAAACTTCGGTTCGGTACAAACGAGTTTATTGCTGGAAGGATTCTACACCGATCTTAAAAATCCTTTCACGAATGTAATGACGTCCAATGAAAATGACTTAATCATTGAAGAGATGCGCAATGGCTCTGGCGCAAAGGTATATGGTTCCAATATCGAATTGAACGTGGCTCCTTCTTCAACATTCAGCATACAAGCTGGCGGAACAATTCAACGTTCAACCTACAAAGATGCGCAATTGATATATGAAGGAGACACAGACGCGCAAAACGTAGAATCAAAGCGCTTTGTTCGAACACCAAATATGTATGGCTATTTGAATACCAATTGGAAGCCCCTTGCTCCTTTTAGTGTTGATTTAACGGGTGTCTATACCGGGAGTATGATCGTGCCCCATGTACTGGCGGACCGACAATTTCTTCTGAAAGAATCGCCGCAGTTTGTGGAATTGAACATGCGCTTAGGATATACATTCAATCTGAAGAAAGAATTGAATCTGGAGGTTTTCGGCGGGGTACAAAATATTTTTAATGCCTTCCAAAAAGACTTTGATACAGGTGCACTGCGCGATTCAAAATATATCTACGGACCATCTAGACCGAGAACAATTAGTTTCGGTATCAAAATAGGACATTTTCACTAATGAAACTGTTACACTGCATTATAGCACAACTATTAATTTTTATCTCACTTTCGCAGGCTCAACAACCTGCGAAAGCCGAGATTAATTGGCTAACGTTTGAGCAAATGGACGTACAGTTAAACAACAACCCAAAGCCTGTATTATTGTTCTTCTATACAGATTGGTGTGTCTATTGTAAGAAAATGCTTAAAGAAACATTTCAAGCGACCTCTATCGTTCAAAAATTGAATAAAGATTATTACTGTGTGCTATTCGATGCAGAAACTATTGAAGATGTATATTTTGATGGAATAACCTATACCAATACCAGTAAATCAAAGACAACGGGCAATTATCATAACCTTGCTAAGTTAATCTTAGGTGATAAAAATCAGCAGGTTTTCCCCACTACTTTACTACTAAATTCAGATTTTCAAGTAAAAAATCGCGTCAACAAATACCTAAGTATTAAAGATTTATTAAAAATTTTATAATTTTTTTTGAAGTCTTGTAGCGAAATTCTTAATCCTAACGTTTACTTTAGCATTAAGAATACATTTATACATATTATGAAAAACTTTAAAATTTTACTTATTGCTTTACTCGCGGTTGTTTCTGTAAGTTCTTGTATGAAAGATGACAACACTTATGTTGATGATAGTGCAGCACAAAAAGCGAGAATTGACTCTACTTTGAGAGCTCAAAAAACAATCTTAGCTGAATATGCTCAAGAAAACTTCGAGAACCCTGTTTACAATGACTCATTACAAATGTGGTATGAAGTTATAACACCGGCAACTGATAATTCATTCGAATACGTAATTTCTGGATATTCATTTGTTCCAGTAACAGCTACTGTAAAATACAAAGGTGAACTTCTAAACGGAACAGTATTCGACGAAACTACTACTGCTACAGCAATGACAATAGGAAGAGGAAATTGGATTCAAGCGTTCGAACGTTCTTTTTGGCCTAAAAAAGTAACTATTAACGCAGTAGATTACTA encodes:
- a CDS encoding TonB-dependent receptor: MTFLYNKYILCLFLFWIGQQTIYAQIKGQVINDKKNPIANATVQIEGTQIGTSTDTLGNFEIDINGLKKVTLTVRAVGFQPLKKQILADQFDQFQTLSLHEDNLNLHEVVVSASRYGMERKKAPVIVNVLSPKLFNATQSVAMSETLNYQPGVRVENNCQNCGFSQVRLNGMEGAYSQILINSRSVFSALNSVYGLDQIPTSMIDRIEVVRSGGSALFGANAIAGTINIITKDPVENDWQIKSTNAIIDGKSWDNTIDFNTSYIDNDLRTGATFYGMNRNREAYDANGDGFTEMTKLKNLTFGTKAFFKPTEFNKITLDFSVLNEFRRGGDRLDLAPHFTDVTEQLRTNSLIGGLTYDQYSKDFKHKLSLYASAQKTNRESFYGGLGGGRTAQDSVLASNSYGTTDDFAMVAGAQYTYTFQKDVITAGVEYNANKTEDHIPGYQRLIDQKTQGLGTYFQYEWNILSNLKSLLGARYDYTNVDGKYDLAEFHRSSSENFGTFSPRITLLYDITDYLQFRGGYARGFRAPQAFNEDMHVTSIAGQQVFVLIGENLETEYSNAYTGSLNFTKNFGSVQTSLLLEGFYTDLKNPFTNVMTSNENDLIIEEMRNGSGAKVYGSNIELNVAPSSTFSIQAGGTIQRSTYKDAQLIYEGDTDAQNVESKRFVRTPNMYGYLNTNWKPLAPFSVDLTGVYTGSMIVPHVLADRQFLLKESPQFVELNMRLGYTFNLKKELNLEVFGGVQNIFNAFQKDFDTGALRDSKYIYGPSRPRTISFGIKIGHFH
- a CDS encoding thioredoxin family protein, whose amino-acid sequence is MKLLHCIIAQLLIFISLSQAQQPAKAEINWLTFEQMDVQLNNNPKPVLLFFYTDWCVYCKKMLKETFQATSIVQKLNKDYYCVLFDAETIEDVYFDGITYTNTSKSKTTGNYHNLAKLILGDKNQQVFPTTLLLNSDFQVKNRVNKYLSIKDLLKIL
- a CDS encoding FKBP-type peptidyl-prolyl cis-trans isomerase, which translates into the protein MKNFKILLIALLAVVSVSSCMKDDNTYVDDSAAQKARIDSTLRAQKTILAEYAQENFENPVYNDSLQMWYEVITPATDNSFEYVISGYSFVPVTATVKYKGELLNGTVFDETTTATAMTIGRGNWIQAFERSFWPKKVTINAVDYYPGLTPDGLKKGQKIRFVAPSPWCYDTVVKDKIPANSPLVFTIEVIDIKSTL